The stretch of DNA TCATAATGTCGATTTTTGCTATCCTGTCTGGCTGTAAGGATGCCACTGAAATTGAATATTTTCTTGATCTTAGGCAGGAATACTTCACTCAGTTGCTGGATTTAAAGCATGGAACACCTTCCCATGATACAATTTCGCATATTTTTAGAATCATAAAGCCG from Leptotrichia trevisanii DSM 22070 encodes:
- a CDS encoding transposase family protein, whose product is MKLEILNFFENLEDTRKNKGKMYKLNDVIIMSIFAILSGCKDATEIEYFLDLRQEYFTQLLDLKHGTPSHDTISHIFRIIKP